In Candidatus Latescibacter sp., a single genomic region encodes these proteins:
- a CDS encoding ATP-binding protein, with the protein MKLELQNVGQLNKAEVEFGDLTVLVGPQASGKSIFLQFLKLMIDGPRIIADFKKYGYDWGGDLGLFLNLYLGEGMQSVWTKEGNEASVVVWEGASVDLANKLKNFGKAKEQLRKESMLFIPAQRVLSLNIGWPRHFTDFAVGDPYVVPCFSEKLRMQMEAGLGRKTGNVFPQEKRLKSELRKALDSAIFHGFSLKLDRKGGFQKRLVLQDAGEGEKLPFMVWSAGQREFIPLLIALYWLCPSAKIARRDATEWVIVEEPEMGLHPEAISAVMLVVLELLLRGYRVVLSTHSPHVLDVLWGLRTIQHYQAAPDKVIDMFGLRRHSPGMKKIATAAIGKEYRVFYFYRSTDFSGHKVRDISALDPGAENPNEANWGGLTEFSGRVGEVVAKIISSSSAEEVE; encoded by the coding sequence ATGAAACTTGAACTGCAGAATGTAGGACAGCTTAATAAAGCCGAAGTCGAATTCGGTGACTTAACTGTGCTGGTGGGTCCTCAGGCTAGTGGGAAGAGTATTTTCCTTCAATTTCTGAAGCTGATGATTGACGGTCCAAGAATTATTGCTGACTTCAAGAAATATGGATATGACTGGGGAGGGGATCTGGGCCTTTTCCTCAACCTATACTTAGGTGAAGGAATGCAATCTGTTTGGACAAAAGAAGGGAATGAAGCGAGCGTTGTTGTCTGGGAAGGGGCCTCCGTTGACCTTGCCAATAAGCTGAAGAATTTTGGGAAAGCCAAGGAGCAACTACGGAAAGAGAGTATGTTATTTATTCCGGCACAAAGGGTGTTGTCGCTTAATATAGGCTGGCCAAGGCATTTCACCGATTTTGCAGTAGGAGATCCATATGTGGTTCCTTGTTTCAGCGAGAAGCTACGTATGCAGATGGAAGCAGGACTCGGGAGAAAGACTGGAAATGTCTTCCCGCAGGAAAAGAGATTAAAGAGCGAACTTCGCAAAGCGCTTGACAGTGCCATTTTTCACGGCTTCTCACTCAAGTTAGACCGCAAGGGTGGATTTCAGAAACGCCTTGTTCTCCAAGATGCAGGAGAAGGAGAGAAGCTCCCATTTATGGTATGGTCCGCTGGGCAGCGCGAGTTCATTCCATTGCTCATCGCCCTTTATTGGTTGTGTCCCTCCGCGAAAATTGCCCGACGAGATGCTACGGAGTGGGTGATTGTTGAGGAACCAGAAATGGGTCTCCATCCCGAAGCGATCTCCGCCGTGATGCTTGTTGTGCTTGAGTTGCTTCTTCGCGGATATCGCGTCGTACTTTCCACACATTCCCCCCATGTCCTTGATGTGCTTTGGGGGCTGAGAACCATTCAGCATTATCAAGCCGCCCCCGACAAAGTGATCGATATGTTCGGTCTCCGGAGGCACAGCCCTGGGATGAAGAAAATCGCAACAGCAGCCATCGGGAAAGAGTACCGCGTCTTCTATTTTTATCGATCAACTGATTTTTCAGGCCACAAGGTTCGTGACATATCCGCGCTGGACCCCGGTGCAGAAAATCCTAATGAGGCCAATTGGGGCGGATTAACAGAATTTAGTGGGCGAGTTGGCGAAGTTGTTGCGAAGATTATATCCAGCAGTAGTGCTGAGGAGGTGGAATGA
- a CDS encoding type II toxin-antitoxin system HicB family antitoxin — protein sequence MREVFIYHGEDGYWVAECPSLPGCISQGKTKEEAITNIKEAIEGYILALKEDNIPVPPENFEAFVVAV from the coding sequence ATGAGAGAAGTATTTATTTATCACGGCGAAGACGGCTATTGGGTTGCTGAATGTCCGAGTTTGCCCGGCTGCATCAGCCAAGGCAAAACAAAAGAAGAAGCTATCACCAATATAAAAGAAGCTATTGAAGGTTATATCCTGGCTCTAAAAGAAGATAATATTCCTGTTCCTCCGGAGAATTTTGAAGCCTTTGTGGTAGCGGTATGA
- a CDS encoding SDR family NAD(P)-dependent oxidoreductase, producing the protein MRYITGASAGIGLAAARRFAAEGAKVVLAARVELASDNIRVVTFYPRTTATDFGKNSLGDKQLRQRQRDSAASRGIIVDTPEQVAEKILEAARNEPEEQYMDG; encoded by the coding sequence TTGAGATACATTACCGGCGCATCGGCGGGTATCGGACTGGCCGCCGCCCGGCGTTTTGCCGCAGAAGGCGCAAAAGTTGTTCTCGCTGCCCGTGTCGAGCTTGCCTCCGATAACATTCGTGTGGTCACCTTCTATCCCCGGACAACAGCCACCGATTTCGGGAAGAACTCCCTGGGCGACAAGCAGCTTCGTCAAAGGCAGCGCGATTCCGCGGCATCGAGAGGTATCATCGTGGATACTCCGGAGCAGGTGGCCGAGAAGATACTCGAGGCGGCCCGGAACGAGCCGGAAGAACAATATATGGATGGGTAA